Proteins from a single region of Bdellovibrio svalbardensis:
- a CDS encoding HEAT repeat domain-containing protein: MKTKIVASLLIAGFSSSAFAALTKPSSSTLTSAAEMLKLPTENRRNALMGKGDKFYSSFISIAFNDAQPMSLRWRALMAAAEAGGDKATADLMKAGDHSQWYMRNAALVALSEVNPSQGVKLAQKLIKDKALVVRSAAVEVLDKSATAEVRDLLWEELNQTYNFKGAQSLWIRHQIVEVLAKKPKDHELKIFASLLSDKDTRVQLPAVGGLEKLTGTKLGEGPMKQSELIGLWKNYVKKENIAL, encoded by the coding sequence ATGAAAACTAAAATTGTCGCCTCTCTTTTAATTGCAGGGTTTTCTTCAAGTGCTTTCGCAGCCCTGACTAAACCTTCATCCAGCACTTTAACTTCTGCGGCTGAGATGTTGAAACTTCCCACAGAAAACCGCAGAAATGCGTTGATGGGGAAGGGTGATAAGTTCTATAGCTCATTCATCTCTATCGCCTTTAATGACGCCCAACCCATGAGCCTTCGTTGGAGAGCCTTGATGGCAGCAGCGGAAGCGGGCGGCGATAAAGCAACGGCCGATTTGATGAAAGCCGGCGATCATTCCCAGTGGTACATGAGAAACGCAGCCTTGGTTGCACTTTCTGAAGTGAACCCATCTCAAGGCGTAAAGCTCGCGCAAAAGTTGATCAAAGACAAAGCCCTGGTGGTTCGTTCTGCCGCGGTGGAAGTTTTGGACAAAAGCGCGACCGCCGAAGTGCGTGACCTTTTGTGGGAAGAACTCAATCAGACCTACAACTTTAAAGGCGCCCAAAGTCTTTGGATTCGCCACCAAATCGTGGAAGTTTTGGCCAAGAAGCCCAAGGATCACGAACTTAAAATCTTCGCCAGCCTGCTTTCAGATAAAGACACGCGGGTTCAATTGCCAGCGGTGGGCGGTTTAGAAAAACTGACCGGCACAAAATTGGGCGAGGGTCCCATGAAGCAATCAGAGCTGATCGGTCTTTGGAAGAACTACGTTAAGAAAGAAAACATCGCTCTTTAA
- a CDS encoding inner membrane-spanning protein YciB — MGLFVAGILPVIAFTIIEEYYGTIAGLIAGMVFGVGEISWELYKHKKVQKITWIGNGMLLVLGGISLISSEGIWFKLQPALMEGLFAIFCWGSLLFGKPLIVYLAEQQGQQFPDVLKDKMWGVTLRTGLFFAIHTALAIWAAIAWSTTNWALLKGVGLTVSFIMYLGFEGILLRQTIMKEHKEELIRQHLEAAKQKLEQQ; from the coding sequence ATGGGTTTATTTGTCGCCGGCATTCTGCCGGTGATCGCCTTTACGATTATTGAAGAGTACTACGGCACCATTGCGGGCTTGATCGCCGGCATGGTGTTTGGTGTGGGTGAAATCAGCTGGGAACTTTATAAACATAAAAAAGTCCAAAAGATCACTTGGATCGGTAACGGCATGTTGCTGGTTTTGGGTGGGATCTCTTTGATTTCTTCGGAAGGCATTTGGTTTAAATTGCAGCCCGCCTTGATGGAAGGTCTTTTTGCCATTTTCTGCTGGGGATCTTTGTTATTTGGAAAGCCCTTGATTGTGTACTTAGCCGAGCAACAAGGTCAGCAATTCCCTGACGTCTTGAAAGACAAAATGTGGGGCGTCACTTTGCGCACCGGTTTGTTTTTTGCGATTCACACAGCACTCGCTATCTGGGCTGCCATAGCGTGGAGCACGACAAATTGGGCTTTGTTAAAAGGCGTTGGTTTGACAGTCAGCTTTATTATGTATTTGGGCTTTGAAGGCATCCTACTTCGTCAGACAATTATGAAAGAGCACAAAGAAGAATTGATCCGACAACATTTGGAAGCCGCCAAACAAAAGCTAGAACAACAATAA
- a CDS encoding dihydroorotase has protein sequence MSSQPYDLLIKGGTCLLPHPSDQSLIEQSADIAITDGRIVKIRESINEPALRTINAHGLHVLPGVIDSQVHFREPGMTHKEDLESGTRAAILGGVTSIFEMPNTNPPTTTVEAFQDKLNRAKGRAHANYAFFMGASHDNVAEISTLEKQPHCSGIKIFMGSSTGNLLVEDDDSLEKILNQGSRRVIVHSEDEMRLRERKHIAVEQADPHYHPVWRDVETAVSSTTRLLRLARKTGRKIHVLHVSTAEEMDLLKDAKDNATGNVSAQVTVEVLPQHLTLYAPDCYDRLGTYAQQNPPIREKRHLDRLWKALLDGTVDVIGSDHAPHTREEKDRPYPTSPSGVPGVQTLVPIMLNHVHDGRLSLHKFVELVTVNPCQVFGVKNKGKLRQGFDGDITIVDLKKVKTIDNSWIASKCGWTPFHGMQVHGWVTHTIVGGHVVMEDDQVTMPAQGQPVNFEGTN, from the coding sequence ATGTCTTCACAACCCTATGATCTCCTCATAAAAGGCGGCACCTGCCTACTGCCCCATCCTTCAGACCAAAGCCTGATTGAGCAATCGGCCGATATCGCTATCACAGATGGCCGCATCGTCAAAATCCGCGAAAGCATCAATGAGCCCGCCCTCAGAACTATCAATGCCCATGGCTTGCATGTCCTGCCGGGAGTTATAGATAGCCAGGTTCACTTTCGCGAACCCGGAATGACTCACAAAGAGGATCTCGAATCGGGAACACGAGCTGCTATTTTGGGTGGAGTTACGAGTATTTTTGAGATGCCAAACACCAACCCTCCGACTACGACCGTTGAGGCCTTTCAAGACAAATTGAATAGAGCCAAAGGTCGTGCTCATGCCAACTATGCCTTCTTTATGGGGGCCAGCCATGACAATGTCGCTGAAATTTCCACACTTGAAAAACAGCCGCACTGCTCGGGGATTAAGATCTTTATGGGCAGTTCAACCGGGAATCTTTTGGTGGAGGATGACGACAGCCTTGAAAAAATCCTCAATCAAGGAAGTCGTCGCGTGATCGTTCACAGTGAAGATGAAATGCGTCTGCGCGAAAGAAAGCATATCGCCGTCGAACAAGCAGATCCGCACTATCATCCTGTCTGGAGAGACGTTGAAACGGCCGTCAGCTCGACAACTCGCCTGCTGAGATTGGCCCGCAAGACGGGACGAAAAATTCACGTTCTGCATGTTTCGACCGCGGAAGAAATGGATCTTTTAAAAGACGCCAAAGACAACGCCACTGGTAATGTCAGTGCCCAAGTCACTGTTGAGGTTCTGCCACAACATCTCACTTTGTATGCTCCGGACTGTTATGATCGTTTGGGAACTTATGCTCAGCAAAATCCGCCGATCCGTGAGAAAAGGCATTTGGATCGCTTATGGAAAGCATTGCTGGATGGAACCGTCGATGTCATTGGTTCTGACCATGCTCCCCACACTCGTGAGGAAAAAGATCGCCCCTATCCGACATCTCCGTCAGGAGTTCCGGGAGTGCAAACTTTGGTGCCGATCATGCTCAATCACGTTCATGACGGCCGCTTGAGTTTACATAAATTTGTCGAGCTGGTGACTGTGAATCCCTGCCAAGTTTTCGGCGTGAAAAACAAAGGCAAACTTCGCCAAGGTTTTGACGGAGACATCACCATCGTTGACTTGAAAAAAGTTAAAACCATCGACAACTCCTGGATTGCCAGCAAATGCGGATGGACTCCGTTCCATGGTATGCAAGTTCACGGCTGGGTGACTCATACCATCGTTGGCGGCCATGTTGTGATGGAAGATGATCAAGTGACAATGCCCGCGCAAGGTCAGCCCGTGAATTTTGAGGGTACAAATTAA
- a CDS encoding enoyl-CoA hydratase-related protein, translating to MNFYAPDFAHLKVTLKGHQLWITLNNPEQSNAISYEMTDSLVSVLKYADFDPQVRVIVITGEGKNFCAGGDVKAMENKTGMFQGEANELRMRYMSGIQQIPKCIEELSTPVIAMVNGAAIGAGCDLAMMCDLRIGSNSSKFGETFVKLGLVPGDGGSFFLQRVIGFSKAMQMSLTGDLVAGEEAHRWGLLNYFVNETDLVAETEKLAEKIAGNAPVAVQMTKKTMKQAYLNDLHSVLDLAAAYQGITQRTADHFTALQAIKEKKNPEFQGK from the coding sequence ATGAATTTCTATGCTCCTGATTTTGCGCATCTCAAGGTGACTCTGAAGGGTCACCAGTTATGGATCACTTTAAATAACCCCGAGCAAAGCAATGCGATCAGCTATGAAATGACGGACTCTTTGGTTTCCGTCTTAAAGTACGCTGATTTTGATCCGCAAGTGCGTGTGATCGTTATCACCGGAGAAGGAAAGAACTTCTGCGCCGGTGGTGATGTGAAAGCCATGGAAAATAAAACCGGTATGTTTCAGGGCGAAGCCAATGAGTTGCGCATGAGATATATGAGCGGCATCCAGCAAATTCCTAAATGCATTGAAGAGCTTTCCACTCCGGTGATCGCAATGGTCAATGGCGCCGCGATCGGGGCGGGTTGTGATCTGGCGATGATGTGTGATCTCAGAATCGGTTCCAACAGCTCCAAATTTGGAGAAACCTTTGTGAAGCTGGGGTTGGTCCCGGGCGATGGTGGAAGTTTCTTCCTGCAGCGAGTGATCGGATTTAGCAAAGCGATGCAAATGTCTTTGACCGGTGACTTGGTTGCCGGAGAAGAAGCCCATCGTTGGGGTTTGCTCAATTATTTCGTGAATGAAACAGATCTGGTTGCGGAAACTGAAAAGCTCGCGGAAAAAATCGCAGGCAATGCGCCGGTGGCGGTGCAGATGACCAAGAAAACAATGAAGCAGGCTTACTTAAATGACCTGCATAGTGTTTTGGATTTGGCGGCGGCTTATCAAGGTATCACGCAAAGAACAGCGGATCATTTCACAGCTTTGCAGGCCATCAAAGAAAAGAAGAATCCAGAATTCCAAGGCAAATAG
- a CDS encoding NAD(P)H-dependent flavin oxidoreductase — protein MENAFTKLVGIQNPIILAPMAGGPSTPELVAAVSNAGGLGSLGGNYLSPEGLAAEIQKVKSLTSQPFAVNLFVPYEPAQPAAKETQEMLDYTNDLRRKLGLTPLEKIPPTKNNFEEQMNVVLTERPPVFSFTLGLLRTHYLRDLKNAGIKTIGTATTLEEALQLQDSGVDAITLQGFEGGGHRGVFFGHQDFEIPLFTLLESVRGRIKVPVIAAGGLMTGFDIHKSLAAGASAAQLGTAFLLCKEAGTSKCYRDALLSHSPQKHTEITDAFSGHRARGLLNQFMKEFKAKSKRPLPFPIQNTLTQDIRKKSAELGISDYCSLWAGAAFDQLNHSRNEIGAADLLHTLVGEMSP, from the coding sequence ATGGAAAATGCATTTACAAAACTTGTGGGCATTCAAAATCCAATCATCCTAGCCCCCATGGCCGGCGGCCCCAGTACCCCCGAACTTGTTGCAGCTGTTTCGAATGCTGGCGGATTGGGATCCTTGGGTGGCAACTATCTTTCCCCAGAGGGCCTCGCGGCCGAGATTCAAAAAGTCAAATCTTTGACCTCGCAACCCTTTGCGGTGAATCTTTTTGTTCCCTATGAGCCCGCGCAACCTGCCGCCAAAGAAACTCAAGAGATGCTGGATTATACCAATGATCTTCGTCGCAAACTGGGCCTGACACCTTTAGAAAAAATTCCCCCGACCAAGAATAATTTCGAAGAGCAAATGAATGTGGTTTTAACAGAAAGACCACCGGTTTTTAGTTTTACACTCGGTCTTCTGCGAACTCACTATCTAAGAGATTTAAAAAATGCCGGAATCAAAACAATCGGAACGGCGACGACTTTGGAAGAGGCCTTACAACTTCAAGACAGCGGTGTAGATGCCATCACTCTGCAAGGCTTTGAAGGAGGCGGACATCGCGGCGTCTTTTTTGGTCATCAGGACTTTGAAATTCCGCTTTTCACTTTGCTGGAAAGCGTGCGTGGCAGAATCAAAGTTCCGGTGATTGCCGCCGGTGGTTTAATGACCGGCTTCGATATTCATAAGTCTTTGGCGGCCGGCGCGTCGGCGGCGCAATTGGGAACGGCTTTTCTGCTGTGTAAAGAGGCGGGAACTTCCAAATGTTACCGGGACGCTTTGCTGTCTCACTCTCCGCAAAAGCATACGGAAATCACTGATGCCTTTAGTGGGCACCGGGCTAGAGGCTTGCTGAATCAATTTATGAAAGAGTTTAAAGCGAAGAGCAAAAGGCCTTTGCCCTTCCCGATCCAGAATACTTTAACTCAGGATATTCGCAAAAAATCTGCTGAGCTGGGAATTTCTGATTATTGTTCTTTATGGGCTGGGGCAGCCTTTGATCAACTGAACCATTCGCGCAATGAAATAGGTGCCGCAGACCTTCTGCACACCCTTGTTGGCGAAATGTCCCCTTAG